Proteins encoded by one window of Nocardia goodfellowii:
- the rplW gene encoding 50S ribosomal protein L23: protein MSTIADPRDILLAPVISEKSYGLIEEGTYTFIVHPDSNKTQIKIAVEKVFGVKVTSVNTANRQGKRKRTRFGYGKRKDTKRALVTISADSKPIEIFGGPVA from the coding sequence GTGAGCACCATCGCCGACCCCCGCGACATCCTGTTGGCGCCGGTCATCTCCGAGAAGTCCTACGGACTGATCGAAGAAGGCACCTACACCTTCATCGTGCACCCGGACTCCAACAAGACGCAGATCAAGATCGCCGTCGAGAAGGTCTTCGGTGTGAAGGTGACCAGCGTCAACACCGCCAACCGTCAGGGCAAGCGCAAGCGGACCCGCTTCGGTTACGGCAAGCGCAAGGACACCAAGCGCGCGCTCGTGACCATCTCGGCCGACAGCAAGCCCATCGAGATCTTCGGAGGCCCGGTCGCGTAA
- a CDS encoding type II toxin-antitoxin system VapC family toxin, whose product MIVVADTSGLLALFNRSEPEHFAARRAADAASALVVSPLALTEVHHVASIRAGRKAADGILGLLADRVAATRIVLANMDAMQLKTALAVRSTYDGLNLDLVDAVCVTLADEYDTDAVLTLDRRDFRVLRPLNRYPAFRLLPDDSPS is encoded by the coding sequence ATGATCGTGGTCGCCGATACCTCCGGTCTGCTCGCACTGTTCAACCGTTCGGAACCAGAGCACTTCGCCGCACGGCGAGCGGCGGACGCGGCGAGCGCCTTGGTTGTCAGCCCGCTGGCGCTGACGGAAGTCCATCACGTCGCAAGCATCCGTGCAGGCCGCAAGGCGGCCGACGGAATTCTCGGGCTGCTCGCGGATCGGGTCGCAGCGACTCGAATCGTGCTGGCGAATATGGATGCGATGCAGCTGAAGACGGCGCTCGCTGTCCGGTCCACCTATGACGGGTTGAACCTGGACTTGGTGGACGCTGTCTGTGTCACCCTCGCGGACGAGTACGACACCGACGCCGTCCTCACCTTGGATCGTCGCGATTTCAGGGTGTTGCGCCCGTTGAACAGGTATCCGGCCTTCAGGCTCCTGCCTGACGACAGTCCGTCCTGA
- the rpsS gene encoding 30S ribosomal protein S19: MPRSLKKGPFVDDHLLAKVDVQNEKGTKQVIKTWSRRSTIIPDFIGHTFAVHDGRKHVPVFVSDNMVGHKLGEFAPTRTFKSHVKDDRKSKRR; the protein is encoded by the coding sequence ATGCCACGCAGCCTGAAGAAGGGCCCGTTCGTCGACGACCACCTCCTCGCGAAGGTGGACGTCCAGAACGAGAAGGGCACCAAGCAGGTCATCAAGACCTGGTCCCGTCGTTCGACCATCATCCCCGATTTCATCGGCCACACTTTCGCCGTCCACGACGGTCGCAAGCACGTCCCGGTGTTCGTCTCGGACAACATGGTCGGGCACAAGCTGGGCGAGTTCGCGCCCACTCGGACGTTCAAGTCCCACGTCAAGGATGACCGGAAGAGCAAGCGGCGATGA
- the rpmC gene encoding 50S ribosomal protein L29: MATGTPAAELRELTEEELVSRLRESKEELFNLRFQMATGQLDNNRRLRVVRHEIARIYTVMRERELGLATAPAGKGDAA, translated from the coding sequence ATGGCAACCGGTACACCAGCCGCAGAGCTCCGCGAGCTCACCGAAGAGGAACTCGTTTCCCGCCTGCGCGAGTCGAAGGAAGAGCTGTTCAACCTGCGCTTCCAGATGGCGACGGGTCAGCTCGACAACAACCGTCGTCTGCGCGTCGTCCGTCACGAGATCGCGCGCATCTACACGGTCATGCGTGAGCGCGAGCTCGGCCTGGCCACGGCACCCGCTGGCAAGGGAGATGCGGCATGA
- the rpsC gene encoding 30S ribosomal protein S3, which produces MGQKINPHGFRLGITTDWKSRWYADKQYSEYVKEDVQIRKLLATGMERAGISKVEIERTRDRVRVDIHTARPGIVIGRRGAEADRIRAELEKLTKKQVQLNILEVKNPESDAQLVAQGVAEQLSNRVAFRRAMRKAIQSAMRSPNVKGIRVQCSGRLGGAEMSRSEFYREGRVPLHTLRADIDYGLYEAKTTFGRIGVKVWIYKGDIVGGKRELVAAAAPAGGRDDRPRRERPSRPRRSGSTGTTATSTEAGRAASAEAAAPAENQEG; this is translated from the coding sequence ATGGGACAGAAAATCAATCCCCATGGCTTCCGCCTCGGTATCACCACCGACTGGAAGTCGCGTTGGTACGCGGACAAGCAGTACTCGGAGTACGTGAAGGAAGATGTCCAGATCCGTAAGCTCCTCGCCACTGGCATGGAGCGGGCCGGCATCTCCAAGGTAGAGATCGAGCGCACGCGGGATCGCGTCCGTGTCGACATCCACACCGCTCGTCCGGGCATCGTCATCGGCCGCCGTGGCGCCGAGGCCGATCGCATCCGCGCCGAACTGGAGAAGCTCACCAAGAAGCAGGTGCAGCTGAACATCCTCGAGGTCAAGAACCCCGAATCGGATGCGCAGCTCGTCGCTCAGGGTGTCGCGGAGCAGCTGTCCAACCGTGTGGCGTTCCGTCGCGCGATGCGTAAGGCCATCCAGTCGGCCATGCGTTCGCCGAACGTCAAGGGCATCCGTGTGCAGTGCTCGGGCCGCCTCGGTGGCGCCGAAATGTCGCGCTCGGAGTTCTACCGTGAAGGTCGCGTGCCGCTGCACACCCTGCGCGCGGACATCGACTACGGCCTCTATGAGGCCAAGACCACCTTCGGTCGTATCGGCGTGAAGGTCTGGATCTACAAGGGCGACATCGTCGGTGGCAAGCGTGAGCTCGTCGCCGCCGCCGCTCCGGCCGGCGGTCGTGACGACCGTCCGCGTCGTGAGCGTCCGTCTCGCCCGCGTCGGTCCGGCTCGACCGGCACCACGGCGACCAGCACCGAGGCCGGACGGGCCGCTTCCGCGGAAGCAGCCGCTCCGGCAGAGAATCAGGAGGGCTGA
- a CDS encoding TetR/AcrR family transcriptional regulator, whose amino-acid sequence MAPDHKQRRDAVANRERILAAASEAFRQSGMAVDMRAVAAAAGVGIGTLYRHFPTREHLVQAVTGTDLAALAQAALPAGKTALDGLREFFTTTLTGLAANKAMTEVLAGGAPSDADLERCLAHLTSVGQQAVDRAYIDRTLAPDVTATDVAYQLLGLIRIAQLMPDSERSALAHQVELALRALASN is encoded by the coding sequence ATGGCACCGGACCACAAGCAACGGCGAGACGCTGTCGCCAACAGAGAACGCATTCTCGCCGCGGCGAGCGAGGCTTTCCGGCAGTCCGGTATGGCTGTGGATATGCGGGCGGTCGCCGCGGCTGCCGGCGTCGGCATCGGCACCCTCTACCGGCATTTCCCCACCCGCGAACACCTTGTTCAGGCGGTGACCGGTACCGATCTCGCCGCGCTCGCGCAAGCCGCGCTGCCCGCCGGGAAAACCGCGCTCGACGGCCTCCGCGAATTCTTCACTACCACGCTCACCGGTCTGGCCGCCAACAAGGCGATGACCGAGGTATTGGCAGGCGGCGCCCCGTCGGACGCAGACCTCGAGCGCTGCCTCGCCCACCTCACGTCGGTCGGGCAGCAAGCTGTCGACCGCGCCTACATCGACCGGACCCTCGCGCCGGATGTGACTGCGACCGACGTCGCCTATCAGCTACTCGGCCTGATCCGCATCGCGCAGTTGATGCCGGACAGCGAGCGGAGCGCGCTCGCACACCAGGTGGAACTCGCCCTCCGCGCACTTGCCTCGAACTGA
- the rpsQ gene encoding 30S ribosomal protein S17 — MSEKIEGQRNSRKVRSGYVVSDKMNKTIVVELEDRHRHALYGKIIRTTSKVKAHDENEIAAIGDRVQLMETRPLSATKRWRLVEVLEKAK, encoded by the coding sequence ATGAGCGAGAAGATTGAGGGGCAGCGCAACAGCCGCAAGGTTCGCAGCGGCTACGTTGTCTCCGACAAGATGAACAAGACGATCGTCGTCGAGCTGGAAGACCGGCACCGGCACGCTCTCTACGGCAAGATCATTCGCACCACCTCCAAGGTGAAGGCGCATGACGAGAACGAGATCGCCGCTATCGGCGACCGCGTTCAGCTGATGGAGACCCGCCCGCTGTCGGCCACCAAGCGCTGGCGTCTGGTCGAGGTCCTGGAGAAGGCCAAGTAA
- the rplV gene encoding 50S ribosomal protein L22, whose translation MSDNSTATVQNPTARATAKHVRVTPMKARRVVDLVRGKRVEDALAILKFAPQAASEPVAKVVASAAANAENNLGLNPATLVISTAYVDEGATMKRFQPRAQGRAFRIRKRTSHITIEVESVPTAGGATRNRRKGGAK comes from the coding sequence ATGAGCGATAACAGCACAGCGACGGTTCAGAATCCGACTGCGCGCGCGACCGCCAAGCACGTTCGCGTGACCCCGATGAAGGCTCGTCGTGTCGTGGACCTGGTCCGCGGCAAGCGAGTCGAGGACGCCCTGGCGATCCTGAAGTTCGCGCCGCAAGCCGCGAGCGAGCCGGTCGCCAAGGTCGTGGCCAGTGCCGCGGCGAACGCCGAGAACAACCTCGGCCTGAACCCGGCCACCCTGGTCATCTCGACGGCGTATGTCGACGAGGGCGCGACCATGAAGCGTTTCCAGCCGCGGGCCCAGGGTCGCGCGTTCCGGATCCGCAAGCGCACCAGCCACATCACCATCGAGGTCGAGAGCGTTCCCACCGCCGGTGGCGCAACTCGCAACCGCCGGAAGGGAGGGGCAAAGTAA
- a CDS encoding hotdog fold domain-containing protein, whose product MSKETATYRGWKKLPDNRLGHALFSLGMVARVPYFGTVLPNVVRLEPGLCEVTSPKWFGIHNHLGTFHAIAACNLAEVAMGMLSEATVPGTHRWIPKAMNVQYLAKAETGLRAVAKLPEIPDFSQITEGTNVVVPISIYDKNGLEVVHAEITTWVTPK is encoded by the coding sequence ATGAGCAAAGAGACCGCCACGTATCGGGGCTGGAAGAAGCTGCCGGACAATCGGCTGGGGCATGCGTTGTTTTCGCTGGGGATGGTGGCGCGGGTGCCTTATTTCGGCACGGTGCTGCCGAATGTGGTGCGGCTGGAGCCGGGGTTGTGCGAGGTGACCTCGCCCAAGTGGTTCGGGATTCACAATCACCTGGGGACGTTCCACGCGATCGCGGCGTGCAATCTGGCCGAGGTCGCGATGGGGATGCTGAGCGAGGCGACGGTGCCCGGGACGCATCGCTGGATTCCCAAGGCGATGAATGTGCAGTACCTGGCGAAGGCGGAGACGGGGTTGCGGGCGGTGGCGAAGCTGCCGGAGATTCCGGATTTCTCGCAGATCACCGAGGGCACGAACGTCGTGGTGCCGATTTCGATCTACGACAAGAACGGGCTCGAGGTGGTGCACGCCGAGATCACCACGTGGGTCACGCCCAAGTAG
- the rplP gene encoding 50S ribosomal protein L16: MLMPRKVKHRKQHHPGRSGMAKGGTSVAFGEFGIQALEPAYVTNRQIESARIAMTRHIKRGGKIWINIYPDRPLTKKPAETRMGSGKGSPEWWVANVKPGRVMFEMSYPNEETAREALRRAMHKLPMKCRIVTREEQF; the protein is encoded by the coding sequence ATGCTGATGCCTCGCAAGGTCAAGCACCGCAAGCAGCATCACCCGGGTCGTTCCGGAATGGCAAAGGGCGGCACTTCGGTGGCGTTCGGTGAGTTCGGTATCCAGGCGCTGGAGCCGGCTTACGTGACCAACCGACAGATCGAGTCGGCTCGTATCGCGATGACCCGCCACATCAAGCGTGGCGGCAAGATCTGGATCAACATCTACCCGGATCGCCCGCTGACCAAGAAGCCGGCCGAAACCCGCATGGGTTCCGGTAAGGGTTCGCCGGAGTGGTGGGTCGCGAACGTCAAGCCCGGTCGCGTGATGTTCGAAATGTCGTACCCCAACGAGGAGACCGCTCGTGAGGCCCTGCGCCGCGCGATGCACAAGCTCCCCATGAAGTGCAGGATCGTGACCAGGGAGGAGCAGTTCTGA
- a CDS encoding SDR family NAD(P)-dependent oxidoreductase → MHTIVITGGTDGIGAALARHYLAAGSHVTVIGRNRDKFDALVADADPSAVARAEFLAADLSLVADSRRVVDHLRTQHQHIDALVLAASFIRQRRHTTAEGHEASWALFFLSKYLFVTELAPLLRAAERPVIVNIAVPGARADAMHFEDLEMIQGFTFKRSNAQQRRANELLGIRATDDNPDLAYLTWGPARLVRSSFAGEVGKGMRLTATVLGRLLGQRPEAAIQPIIRFIDNPNPGRAAYRGATECALTVGDHDEEDATRLAAAVAESLS, encoded by the coding sequence ATGCACACGATCGTGATCACAGGCGGCACCGACGGCATAGGGGCGGCGCTGGCCCGGCACTACCTCGCAGCCGGAAGCCACGTCACGGTGATCGGCAGGAACCGCGACAAGTTCGATGCGCTGGTTGCCGACGCGGATCCGTCGGCGGTGGCGCGGGCCGAGTTCCTCGCAGCCGACCTGTCCCTGGTCGCCGACAGCCGCCGCGTCGTCGATCACCTTCGGACCCAACATCAGCACATCGACGCGCTGGTGCTGGCCGCCTCCTTCATCCGGCAGCGCCGACACACCACAGCCGAGGGACACGAGGCGTCATGGGCGCTGTTCTTCCTCAGTAAATACCTATTCGTCACCGAGCTCGCCCCGCTGCTGCGCGCTGCCGAACGGCCGGTGATCGTGAACATCGCCGTCCCCGGCGCACGAGCCGACGCCATGCACTTCGAGGACCTGGAAATGATTCAGGGCTTCACCTTCAAGCGGTCCAACGCCCAGCAGCGTCGCGCCAACGAACTCCTCGGCATCCGCGCCACCGACGACAACCCCGATCTCGCCTACCTCACCTGGGGACCGGCCCGGCTCGTGCGCTCCAGCTTCGCGGGCGAGGTCGGCAAGGGTATGCGCCTCACCGCCACCGTGCTCGGCCGTCTGCTGGGCCAGCGCCCGGAAGCCGCCATCCAGCCGATCATCCGCTTCATCGACAACCCGAACCCCGGACGCGCCGCCTACCGCGGTGCAACAGAGTGCGCACTCACTGTCGGCGACCACGACGAGGAAGACGCCACGCGCCTGGCCGCGGCGGTCGCGGAAAGCCTGAGCTGA
- a CDS encoding CopG family transcriptional regulator: MAWTMRLPEDEEAALTAQADAEGRSKHEITRDAVRLYLMRHRQWDEPLLTDEDTFDLGGPIGKDEIHDAMNRSA, translated from the coding sequence ATGGCATGGACGATGCGGCTTCCTGAAGATGAAGAGGCGGCGCTCACCGCGCAGGCCGACGCCGAAGGGCGCTCGAAACACGAAATCACCCGCGATGCAGTCCGCCTGTACTTGATGCGGCATCGTCAATGGGACGAGCCGTTGTTGACCGATGAAGACACCTTCGACCTTGGTGGTCCGATCGGCAAGGACGAGATTCACGATGCGATGAATCGCTCCGCATGA
- the rplD gene encoding 50S ribosomal protein L4 translates to MTSSAVNTEKKAASLTLPVKEIGGKTNGTVDLPAEIFDVTANISLMHQVVVAQLAAARQGTHSTKTRGEVSGGGKKPYRQKGTGRARQGSTRAPQFVGGGTVHGPQPRDYSQRTPKKMKAAALRGALSDRARNERIHVITELVAGQAPSTKTAKTFLSELSDRKKFLVVVGREDVAAWKSVANLENVLPIAPDQLNTYDVLNSDEVVFSVEALNAFVHGPAEAAQEESK, encoded by the coding sequence ATGACCAGCTCCGCAGTAAACACAGAGAAGAAGGCCGCAAGCCTCACCCTGCCGGTCAAGGAAATCGGCGGCAAGACCAACGGAACCGTTGATCTGCCCGCCGAGATCTTCGACGTGACCGCGAACATCTCGCTGATGCACCAGGTCGTCGTCGCGCAGCTCGCTGCGGCGCGTCAGGGCACGCACTCCACGAAGACTCGTGGCGAGGTTTCCGGTGGCGGCAAGAAGCCGTACCGCCAGAAGGGCACCGGTCGCGCCCGTCAGGGTTCGACCCGTGCACCGCAGTTCGTCGGCGGTGGCACCGTGCACGGCCCGCAGCCGCGCGACTACAGCCAGCGCACCCCCAAGAAGATGAAGGCCGCCGCCCTGCGTGGCGCCCTCTCCGATCGGGCGCGCAACGAGCGGATCCACGTGATCACCGAACTGGTTGCCGGGCAGGCCCCGTCGACCAAGACCGCCAAGACCTTCCTGTCCGAGCTCTCGGATCGCAAGAAGTTCCTGGTTGTCGTGGGCCGCGAGGACGTTGCCGCGTGGAAGAGCGTGGCGAACCTGGAAAACGTGCTGCCGATTGCTCCGGACCAGCTCAACACCTACGACGTGCTCAACAGCGACGAAGTGGTGTTCAGCGTCGAGGCTCTCAACGCCTTCGTGCACGGCCCGGCCGAAGCCGCACAGGAGGAGAGCAAGTGA
- a CDS encoding esterase-like activity of phytase family protein, with the protein MSCSSEPAADFTATKDQPLVISLDELLAETGGTAAVAIANPRHGTITRRTDGAVVYTPAAGYTGPDSLEVTTTDAVRLYTTDIQPLGEFGGVTVQGSAYGSALVPVPGSTDEFYGLTDRGPNVDGKAKNEKLAVLPDFTPQIAKFKLIGNKAVVQSTVLLRDPAGRPFNGLVDVSADTGETMKDLDGNVLAPSDHGIDSEGLVALADGTFWVSDEYGPFLVHFDAAGTELERLAPGRGLPDELRLRTPNQGMEGLTVTPDGSTLVGIVQSGLTTAGSTAPREVPMTRIVTVNLKTKAVKEFVYPLENPKDKLGVSEITALSDSTFLVDERDGGKAPNANKKLWTIDIADATDIGPQSTVVGAQYDPRQGLQIDGKPLETWVGTVPTADAVAALRKAGITPVTKKLTLDLGTLVDSLSPHGAFFAHDKIEGLATTDAGKTLYIANDSDFGLEGSKGDHPPYALKPKTMPNGAQDSGEILAVDTTRLPAGTETKTIHLTVN; encoded by the coding sequence AAGGACCAGCCCTTGGTGATCAGCCTGGACGAGTTGCTGGCCGAGACCGGGGGAACCGCGGCGGTCGCCATCGCCAATCCGCGGCACGGGACCATTACCCGGCGGACCGACGGCGCGGTGGTGTACACACCGGCTGCCGGATACACCGGACCGGACAGCCTCGAGGTCACCACGACCGACGCGGTCCGGCTGTACACCACCGATATCCAGCCGCTCGGTGAGTTCGGCGGCGTGACCGTACAAGGCAGCGCTTACGGTTCCGCGCTGGTACCGGTACCAGGATCCACCGACGAGTTCTACGGGCTCACCGATCGCGGACCAAACGTGGACGGCAAAGCAAAGAACGAAAAGCTCGCCGTGCTACCGGATTTCACCCCGCAGATCGCCAAGTTCAAGCTGATCGGCAACAAGGCCGTGGTGCAGTCGACCGTCCTGCTGCGCGATCCGGCCGGGCGCCCCTTCAACGGGCTCGTGGACGTGTCCGCCGACACCGGCGAGACCATGAAGGACCTCGACGGGAACGTGCTCGCACCGAGCGATCACGGAATCGACAGCGAGGGGCTGGTGGCGCTCGCCGACGGAACCTTCTGGGTCTCCGATGAATACGGCCCGTTCCTGGTGCATTTCGATGCCGCGGGCACCGAGTTGGAGCGGCTCGCACCGGGACGAGGTTTGCCGGACGAACTGCGGTTACGGACGCCCAACCAGGGCATGGAGGGCCTCACCGTCACGCCCGACGGGAGCACGCTGGTGGGCATCGTCCAAAGTGGTTTGACGACAGCCGGTTCCACCGCGCCCCGGGAAGTTCCGATGACCCGCATCGTCACCGTGAACCTGAAAACCAAGGCAGTCAAGGAATTCGTGTACCCGCTGGAGAATCCGAAGGACAAACTCGGCGTCTCCGAGATCACCGCGCTGTCGGACTCCACTTTCCTCGTCGACGAGCGCGATGGCGGCAAAGCGCCCAACGCGAACAAGAAGCTGTGGACCATCGATATCGCCGATGCCACGGACATCGGCCCCCAATCCACTGTCGTGGGCGCACAATACGATCCGCGGCAAGGATTGCAGATTGACGGCAAGCCCCTGGAAACCTGGGTCGGCACAGTCCCCACCGCCGACGCCGTCGCCGCCTTACGGAAAGCCGGAATCACCCCGGTCACCAAGAAACTCACCCTCGACCTCGGTACCCTGGTCGACTCCCTGAGCCCGCACGGCGCCTTCTTCGCCCACGACAAGATCGAAGGCTTGGCCACCACCGACGCCGGAAAAACCCTCTACATCGCCAATGACAGCGACTTCGGCCTGGAAGGCTCCAAAGGCGACCACCCGCCCTACGCCCTGAAACCGAAGACCATGCCCAACGGAGCCCAGGACTCCGGCGAAATCCTCGCCGTCGACACCACCCGCCTCCCCGCCGGAACCGAAACCAAAACGATCCATCTCACCGTGAATTGA
- the rplB gene encoding 50S ribosomal protein L2 has translation MAIRKYKPTTPGRRGSSVSDFAEITRSTPEKSLIRPLHSTGGRNAHGRITTRHRGGGHKRAYRLIDFRRMDKDGIPAKVAHIEYDPNRTANIALLHYKDGEKRYIIAPKGVTQGTPIESGPTADIKPGNNLPLRNIPTGTTIHAVELRPGGGAKMARSAGMSIQLLGKEGPYATLRMPSGEIRRVDVRCRATVGEVGNAEQSNINWGKAGRMRWKGRRPTVRGVVMNPVDHPHGGGEGKTSGGRHPVSPWGQPEGRTRKPNRPSDKLIVRRRKTGKKR, from the coding sequence ATGGCAATTCGTAAATACAAGCCGACAACCCCGGGCCGCCGCGGGTCGTCCGTCTCGGATTTCGCCGAGATCACCCGGTCGACCCCCGAGAAGTCGCTGATCCGCCCGCTGCACAGCACGGGTGGCCGTAACGCGCACGGCCGTATCACCACTCGTCACCGCGGTGGCGGCCACAAGCGTGCCTACCGTCTGATCGACTTCCGTCGGATGGACAAGGACGGCATCCCGGCCAAGGTCGCGCACATCGAGTACGACCCGAACCGCACCGCCAACATCGCCCTGCTGCACTACAAGGACGGCGAGAAGCGCTACATCATCGCCCCCAAGGGCGTGACGCAGGGCACCCCGATCGAGTCCGGCCCCACCGCCGACATCAAGCCGGGTAACAACCTGCCGCTGCGCAACATCCCCACCGGTACCACCATCCACGCGGTGGAGCTGCGTCCGGGCGGCGGGGCCAAGATGGCCCGCTCGGCCGGCATGAGCATCCAGCTGCTGGGTAAGGAAGGCCCGTACGCGACCCTGCGTATGCCCTCCGGTGAAATCCGCCGCGTCGACGTGCGCTGCCGCGCCACCGTCGGCGAGGTCGGCAATGCCGAGCAGTCGAACATCAACTGGGGCAAGGCCGGCCGTATGCGCTGGAAGGGCCGTCGCCCCACGGTTCGTGGTGTCGTGATGAACCCCGTCGACCACCCGCACGGTGGTGGTGAAGGCAAGACCTCCGGTGGTCGCCACCCGGTCTCGCCGTGGGGTCAGCCGGAAGGCCGCACCCGCAAGCCCAACCGCCCGAGCGACAAGCTCATCGTCCGCCGTCGTAAGACCGGCAAGAAGCGCTAA
- the rpsJ gene encoding 30S ribosomal protein S10, with the protein MAGQKIRIRLKAYDHEAIDASARKIVETVTRTGARVVGPVPLPTEKNVYCVIRSPHKYKDSREHFEMRTHKRLIDILDPTPKTVDALMRIDLPASVDVNIQ; encoded by the coding sequence GTGGCGGGACAAAAAATCCGCATCAGGCTCAAGGCCTACGACCACGAGGCGATCGACGCGTCTGCGCGCAAGATCGTCGAGACGGTGACCCGTACCGGGGCCCGCGTCGTCGGCCCGGTGCCGTTGCCCACCGAAAAGAACGTGTACTGCGTCATCCGCTCGCCGCACAAGTACAAGGACTCGCGCGAGCACTTCGAGATGCGCACGCACAAGCGGCTTATCGACATCCTCGACCCGACGCCGAAGACGGTTGACGCGCTCATGCGTATCGACCTGCCGGCCAGCGTCGACGTCAACATTCAGTGA
- the rplC gene encoding 50S ribosomal protein L3 produces MTTDNKSRPAAGILGTKLGMTQVFDENNRVVPVTVIKAGPNVVTQIRTEERDGYSAVQIAFGAIDPRKVNKPVAGQFAKAGVTPRRHVAEIRVADASTFEIGQELSADVFEEGTYVDVTGTSKGKGFAGTMKRHGFAGQGASHGAQAVHRRPGSIGGCATPGRVFKGMRMSGRMGNDRVTTQNLSVHKVDAENGLLLIKGAVPGRRGNVVVIKSAVKGGAHA; encoded by the coding sequence ATGACTACTGATAACAAGAGCAGGCCTGCGGCCGGCATCCTGGGCACCAAGCTCGGTATGACCCAGGTGTTCGACGAGAACAATCGCGTCGTCCCCGTGACCGTCATCAAGGCCGGACCGAACGTCGTCACCCAGATCCGCACCGAGGAGCGCGACGGCTACAGCGCCGTGCAGATCGCTTTCGGCGCCATCGACCCGCGCAAGGTGAACAAGCCGGTCGCCGGCCAGTTCGCCAAGGCCGGTGTCACCCCGCGCCGCCACGTTGCCGAGATCCGCGTCGCCGATGCGTCCACCTTCGAGATCGGCCAGGAGCTTTCGGCCGACGTCTTCGAAGAGGGCACCTACGTCGACGTCACGGGTACCAGCAAGGGCAAGGGCTTCGCCGGCACCATGAAGCGGCACGGCTTCGCCGGTCAGGGCGCCTCGCACGGTGCGCAGGCTGTGCACCGTCGCCCGGGTTCCATCGGTGGTTGCGCCACCCCCGGCCGCGTGTTCAAGGGCATGCGCATGTCGGGCCGGATGGGCAATGACCGCGTCACCACCCAGAACCTCTCGGTTCACAAGGTGGATGCCGAAAACGGCTTGCTGCTGATCAAGGGCGCTGTCCCGGGTCGTCGCGGCAACGTCGTGGTGATCAAGAGCGCCGTGAAGGGTGGTGCACACGCATGA